The following are encoded together in the Bactrocera neohumeralis isolate Rockhampton chromosome 6, APGP_CSIRO_Bneo_wtdbg2-racon-allhic-juicebox.fasta_v2, whole genome shotgun sequence genome:
- the LOC126763758 gene encoding uncharacterized protein LOC126763758: MSKTKSATTSTRKSSHNYDYHESDQHDELSDELSISSSEDDVVATRKSRKLQPTDAADYEEGGGIYDRGGRRRRRSGSKRRRSRGRRSRSRRRRR; this comes from the exons ATGAGTAAAACGAAAAGCGCTACGACAAGCACACGTAAAAGTAGCCACAACTACGATTATCATGAGAGCGACCAACACGACGAGCTGTCGGATGAGCTGAGTATCTCCAGCTCAGAGGACGATGTTGTGGCCACAAGAAAATCGCGCAAACTGCAG CCGACAGATGCCGCTGATTATGAGGAGGGTGGTGGCATATACGACCGAGGCGGCCGGAGGCGACGCCGCAGCGGCAGTAAGAGACGTCGTAGTCGTGGCAGACGATCGCGCTCACGCCGTCGTCGCCGCTAG
- the LOC126763741 gene encoding protein zer-1 homolog, with product MSGKVRLKENGYLDEDPMTLQDIIYKYICENLDVISSPNMCGTLRQLNEGIVLPNDICDRLLKACQRFRRQLSDDVINIFQDRTRTSLKIVHLRNSTLTNTGLEMIMRHKLYSLTLWYCNQINVQSAQLLTLYGEGLRSLELGINAHMLQNSEPNEKEPVDFEFNCPHLRRLVLNGVVLHNGLQLNCLLELTHLDLTSCVLVGFSLEVLASLPLLHTLILFNVWPIANQLQAICLLRRLRTLDISISNSGNGHGTYDLPDQTLEMIMNNLRELTHLDISGTNLAGNGVATKESNFKLRTDIPGLESRIQRPLQFLGLYHTAHSACKRHDIPANEIAGDADEHQILTAARYYYDRPMLLTRVLNDLYHLFRFEICKDIHLALDAVLTAMDRHLKFKHMQISGSATLFYIVKGRDRSKFGTPLRHHIIRTLLNGMETHLTDDTMLRNGYLTLTQFQMPNDVLFVYERLIKVLLHGVSKTEQEGFVQRIAIYLLNTLACQVDGKQKLFLGELGVVSTMLNLIKDRLTRSVFDDVMEVAWSTMWNVTDETAINCRRFLEGRGMEYFLKCLRTFPDRDELLRNMMGLLGNVAEVKSLRPKLMTQEFIEVFRNLLVSASDGIEVSYNAAGVLAHIASDGPEAWTIPSPSRDSVLIRLVEAIRRWDIKSERNINYRSFEPILGLVRCYETPQCQHWAVWALANLTQVYPEKYCQLVKEEHGIEILTELIQDPRPYEDIKLIARKVIEKCTHWPNWLLDG from the exons ATGAGTGGCAAAGTTCGTTTAAAGGAAAATGGGTATCTCGATGAAGACCCAATGACACTGCAAgatatcatttataaatatatatgtgaaaaCCTAGATGTAATAAGTTCACCCAACATGTGTGGCACCCTACGTCAACTAAATGAGGGCATCGTTCTTCCAAATGACATTTGCGATCGACTGTTAAAAGCATGTCAACGTTTTCGTCGCCAATTGAGTGATGAtgtgataaatatttttcaggATAGGACACGAACCTCGTTAAAAATTGTGCACTTGAGAAATAGTACTTTGACTAATACAG GTTTGGAGATGATTATGCGCCACAAGTTGTATTCCCTTACGCTATGGTACTGTAATCAAATAAATGTGCAATCGGCCCAGCTGCTAACGTTATACGGTGAAGGGCTTCGCTCGTTAGAACTCGGTATTAATGCGCACATGCTGCAAAACTCTGAGCCGAATGAGAAAGAGCCCGTAGATTTTGAGTTCAATTGCCCGCATCTTCGTCGATTAGTTTTAAATGGTGTAGTGCTGCATAATGGCTTGCAACTCAATTGCCTGCTGGAACTGACCCATCTCGATTTGACATCCTGCGTATTAGTGGGTTTCAGTTTGGAAGTGCTAGCAAGCCTGCCACTACTGCACaccttaatattatttaatgtgTGGCCAATCGCTAATCAATTACAAGCAATTTGCTTGTTGCGCCGATTGCGTACATTGGACATTTCAATTAGTAATTCTGGCAATGGACATGGAACCTACGATTTGCCCGACCAAACGTTGGAAATGATAATGAATAACTTACGAGAACTTACGCACTTGGATATTTCGGGTACAAATTTAGCTGGTAATGGGGTGGCAACGAAAGAATCGAATTTTAAATTGCGCACCGACATCCCGGGGCTGGAATCGCGAATACAGCGACCATTACAGTTTTTGGGTCTCTATCATACGGCGCATTCAGCTTGTAAACGTCACGATATACCGGCGAatgag atCGCGGGCGACGCCGATGAACATCAAATACTTACTGCAGCAAGGTATTACTACGACAGACCAATGCTTCTAACGAGA gttttgaatgacctctaccaCCTTTTCCGATTTGAAATCTGTAAGGATATACATCTGGCATTGGATGCAGTGCTTACAGCTATGGATAGACATTTGAAATTCAAGCATATGCAAATTTCGGGAAG TGCTACGCTGTTTTACATAGTTAAAGGTCGCGATCGCTCAAAATTCGGTACTCCCTTGCGCCATCACATTATTCGTACCCTACTCAACGGAATGGAGACGCATCTTACTGATGATACGATGCTTCGAAATGGTTATCTCACGTTAACACAATTCCAGATGCCAAATGATGTC CTGTTCGTGTATGAGCGCCTCATAAAGGTCTTACTGCATGGTGTATCGAAGACTGAGCAGGAAGGCTTTGTACAGAGGATAGCAATATATTTATTGAACACTTTAGCGTGTCAAGTGGATGGCAAGCAAAAGCTATTCTTAGGCGAACTGGGTGTCGTTAGT ACAATGTTAAACTTAATTAAGGATCGTTTAACGCGGTCGGTATTCGATGATGTCATGGAAGTGGCATGGTCAACAATGTGGAATGTAACCGATGAGACTGCAATAAATTGTAGAAGATTTTTGGAGGGGCGCGGAATGGAGTATTTCTTGAAATGCTTGCGT ACCTTCCCCGATCGTGATGAGTTATTGAGGAATATGATGGGCCTCTTGGGTAATGTCGCGGAAGTTAAATCGTTGCGACCAAAACTCATGACACAAGAATTTATAGAAGTCTTTCGCAATTTATTAGTATCGGCAAGCGATGGTATCGAA GTAAGTTACAACGCGGCGGGTGTGCTGGCGCACATCGCTTCGGACGGACCTGAGGCATGGACAATACCGTCGCCAAGTCGGGACAGCGTGCTCATACGCTTGGTGGAAGCCATTAGACGTTGGgatataaaaagtgaaagaaacatTAATTATCGTAGCTTTGAGCCGATTTTGGGATTGGTACGCTGCTATGAGACGCCTCAGTGTCAACACTGGGCTGTTTGGGCTCTAGCCAATTTGACGCAG GTTTACCCAGAAAAATATTGCCAGCTGGTGAAAGAGGAACACGGTATTGAAATATTGACTGAACTGATACAAGATCCACGACCATACGAggatataaaattaattgcgcgcaaagtaattgaaaaatgtaCACATTGGCCCAATTGGTTGTTAGACGGTTAA